ACTATTATGGCATCATCCACTAAAATTCCTATTGAAAGGGAAAGCGCAAGCATACTCATATTGTTAAAAGTGAAATCTAAAAAGTGCATCATAGCAAAAGTTGACACAATGCTTGTGGGAATGGCAAGAGCGCTGATTAATGTGACACGCATACTGCCAAGAAAAATCAGGACGGCAATGGAGGCAAAAATCCCTCCGTAAATCAAATGATGCATGACCTCGTTTATGGAGCGTTTTATAAATATGGACTGGTCAAAGCTGACTCCTATACTAAGCCCCGGAGGAAGCGTTTTTTCGATTGTTTCAAGTTCCTTCTTCACTCTGTCAACAACATCTGCGGTGTTGGTTCCGGATTGCTTTTGAATACCAAGTCCTATGGCTGTCTCTCCGTTAAACCTCGCTATTGAGCGGCTCTCTGCCATATCATCGAGCGCTCGCCCAACATCTTTCAGACGCACCGCTTTACCATCCTTATAGGTGATGATGAGATTATTAAATTCCTCAGGTGATGTAAACTCTCCCTTTATTTTTACAGTAAATTCCTTAGTGGTACTTTCGATTCTACCGCCGGGAAGTTCTATATTTCCTGCCCTGAGAGCATTAACTACGTCGCTCCCTGTCAGACTATACGCCTTAAGCCGTTCTTTATCAAGCCATATTCGCACCTGTCTCAGTCTTAGCCCCGTAGTTTGAATTGCGCCTACGCCGGGAATTTTCTGTAATGCCTCTTTTAGCGTTTCATTTGCATAGGTTGAAATCTCACGAACCGACTTTTTGCCTGTAAGAGCTAACCACAGTACCGGTGCGCTATCCATATCTACTTTTGCCACCACCGGTTCATAAATGTCCCTTGGCAGCGCTGCCCGTATCGCCGAGATTTTTTCTCTTACGTCTTGTGCGGCAAGATCGATGTTTCTATCCAACACAAATTCCACTATGATGGTTGAGACCCCCTCGGTGCTTATGGAGGTGATGGATTTAACACCGTTTATGGTGTTTATGCTTTCCTCAATCTTGTCTGTAACGTCAATGTCTATTACTTCGGGGCTTGCACCGGGAAGCATTGTGGTTAAACTAATTATGGGAAAGTCAACTTTCGGAAATAAATCCACTCCGATTGATGGATAGCTGACAACACCCAGAAGTACGAGAGAGAGAATCATCATAGTGGCAAAGACGGGACGTTTTATTGAAATATCGGGTAGTTTCATCTGTGGTTCTTATCAATAACTTTAACTGCCGCGCCGTCAAACAGGGTTTGCTGTCCGACTGTAACAACCTGTTCACCAGCCTTTAAGCCCGCGTAAATCACGGTCAGATCTGTGCCGTCTAAACTAAAACTCTGGCCAATTGAAACCTGCCGGTGTTTTGCCGTGGTTCCCTCAACTACAAACACTTTGGCTTTTTCGCCTTCATGTATTAATGATGTTGAGGGTACAGTCAGAACATCACCGGGCCTTGCCGCATATAGTGTTACTTTTGCAAAATATCCGGCTTTAAGAGCGCCATCAGGATTATCAATAACCGCTTCAATTTTTAGCATTCGGGTTTTGTCATCAAGAGCCGGGTAAACCATAGTTACTTTTGCATTGAACTTTTTGGTTGTTATAGCATCAACCGAAAATTCCACATCGTTGCCGGGTTTAATTATAGCAGAGTTTTTTTCATTGATGTTAAAGTAGAGCTTTAGTTTAGAGGTTTGAATAATGCTAAACATTGGAGCGCCGTATTTTACAAAATCACCGGCTGAGATTTTTTTCAGTTCAATTGCTCCGGTAATCGGGCTTACCGGTTTGGTTTTAGTGAATTTTACTCTGGCAAGCTCAGACGCTGCCGCCATTCTTTCTGCCTCAGCCTGAGCGATTGCCTTTCTGGTTGAAACATCGTCAAACTGTTGTTTGGTAACAAGCTCCTCATCATAGAGGGCTTTCTTTCGTTCAAATTCCAAATTTGTGTTAGAGAGTGTGGCTTGTGCTTGTTTATAGGCCTGTTGTGCCCGTGAAAGTTCC
This region of Nitrospirota bacterium genomic DNA includes:
- a CDS encoding efflux RND transporter periplasmic adaptor subunit, which encodes MQNTQIMKKIPATLLILLILIVLYGCSKPEATGKEEKTINVQVAVVKTVFLKPFIETTGTLEPFERITVSSEADGLIKQLYVNEGEKVKKGAPLALIDTKDYSLELSRAQQAYKQAQATLSNTNLEFERKKALYDEELVTKQQFDDVSTRKAIAQAEAERMAAASELARVKFTKTKPVSPITGAIELKKISAGDFVKYGAPMFSIIQTSKLKLYFNINEKNSAIIKPGNDVEFSVDAITTKKFNAKVTMVYPALDDKTRMLKIEAVIDNPDGALKAGYFAKVTLYAARPGDVLTVPSTSLIHEGEKAKVFVVEGTTAKHRQVSIGQSFSLDGTDLTVIYAGLKAGEQVVTVGQQTLFDGAAVKVIDKNHR